In Anopheles arabiensis isolate DONGOLA chromosome 2, AaraD3, whole genome shotgun sequence, the genomic window CCAACCCGACGGCACCGGCCGCGACCGGCGGGCGCGTCTTGTCGAACGTACCCATCGCGATCTTGAAGCCCGCCCCCTCGCCCACCAGCACGTTCTCCTTCGGCACGCGCACGTCCTCGAACGTGATGCCGCGCGTGTCGGACGCCCGCTGGCCCATGTTTTGCTCCTTGCGACCGGGCGTCAGGCCAGGCGTATCGCGCTCCACGATGAACCCGGTGAACGCTTTCGAGGCGGGACACTTCGggtcgggattggtgcgggcCAGCACAAAGTACCAGTTGGCGACGCCACCGTTCGTGATCCACATCTTCTGCCCGTTCAGGATGTACTCGTCGCCCTTCTTTTCGGCGCGCGTTCTCACCCCGTTCACGTCCGAGCCGGCGCCCGGCTCGGTGACGCAGTAGGCCGCCACGAGCGGTTCCTCCAGCAGCCGGCCGAGATActtcttctgctgctcctTGTTGCCGGCAATGATGACGGGTGTTTGCTGTGGAGGGAGTACAGGCGTGCATTAGGTAGGGCAAGTCATTTCCACAATCTTCCATCACAAACACTTACTCCCAGCCCGCTCGCCTCGATGGCGGTCATGATGCCGGTGCAGCCGTACGCAAACTGTTCCGCCACCAGGCAGCTCGTCACGATCGACATTTCAGTTCCACCTGCAAAGCGAAGGTAAATGATCAATCCTAAAGCTCCTGACACGCAAAGCGCAAACATCTCTTCACACACGTACCAATGTCGGCCGGGATGTGGCTGTTGGTTAGGCCCAGCTCCCACGCCTTCTTGATGATGGCCCACGGGTACTCGCCGGTCTTGTCGTGGTGGGCCGCCACCGGGATGATCTCCTCGCGCACAAACTTCTTCGTCAGGTCCACGATCTCGCGCTGCTCGTCGGTCAGCGCAAAGCAGGGCCCGGTCGACGAAACGTCCAGTGCGGGGGCCGCCTTCGACGACAGCGCACGGCATGCTGGACGTGCGGCCAGTTTCATAAACTGTAAAGAAGCggtaaaagggaaaaaagcgtTTAGTAATCTTGATAATACTGCTCGCTCGTCCAACCTGTTTGGTTTTGGGGAGGGAAGAAGAAGGTGTGCAAAAAGCGCCTCCCGCCGCAAAGAAAggtaaacaacaaacagcgtttgttttgattttttgcatACACGGGCATGGGGGGAAGGAAATAGAAATTGGCACACTCGGCACACTCGGCACACTTCGATGGACCGTCGCAGTGAgacgcacatacacaaacacacagcgctTTTGCATGGCAGTGGGGCGCATATATTCCCTTatcgccgccgccaccgccgccagctATCTCAGCACGGCCCACCGAAAGGCCAAGGGAAGCGACGTAGGAAGCGCACCTTGATCACAAGACTTCGGCCAACCAGACCAACGAGAGATAAGACTACCCACTCGTTTTTTAACCGGTTTCTTTATCAATCCTGACTTAAGGACAAAATCCCTCAACCAGCTCGTTCGGTCCCATACTGGGATTATGGCCTAATTTCAATGCTTTCACTACCGGTTAACCTCCTCGAAAATTGCTTGCCGGAGTGGCAAAATCGGGAAAGGGTTCGCGTGTAACCATCCGGGAAAAGGGAACTTTGGCCCCGTGCGGGGTACGGTTCCGATAAGAACCCCcacaacaccatcatcatccccccCTTTAGCACAATGATGACTCGCGATAGTGAGATGAAAGGTGTTGGCGGAGGAGCGTGGGGAAGAGGGTATACGAGGGGGGTGATTCCAAAGTCCACGCGAGCAGCATGAATTTCGCCACTATACGCGCCCGCGGTGTTCAAAGGTCGCGCAAAAAGTGCCGTACGCGAAAACTATGCACTCTGTGCTCTTCGTGTATGTGTACGGGGAGGATTAAGAAACGCCCGTTCTGGGCCCTTCCCGATACCTACCTGGGACAGTGCCATTGTTGTGAGTTTGTTGAGTATCTGGTACGACTGTGTACGAGTGCAAAACCACTTGAACGTTCCGATCACTTTGCTTTAATAACTACGGCGGCGCAACACGAC contains:
- the LOC120898570 gene encoding probable medium-chain specific acyl-CoA dehydrogenase, mitochondrial, with protein sequence MALSQFMKLAARPACRALSSKAAPALDVSSTGPCFALTDEQREIVDLTKKFVREEIIPVAAHHDKTGEYPWAIIKKAWELGLTNSHIPADIGGTEMSIVTSCLVAEQFAYGCTGIMTAIEASGLGQTPVIIAGNKEQQKKYLGRLLEEPLVAAYCVTEPGAGSDVNGVRTRAEKKGDEYILNGQKMWITNGGVANWYFVLARTNPDPKCPASKAFTGFIVERDTPGLTPGRKEQNMGQRASDTRGITFEDVRVPKENVLVGEGAGFKIAMGTFDKTRPPVAAGAVGLAQRCLDEALKYSLERKAFGVPIAAHQAVSFMLADMAIGVETARLITMKSAWEVDQGRRNSYYASIAKCYASDIANKIATDAVQVFGGNGFNSEYPVEKLMRDAKIYQIYEGTSQIQRLIISRNMIDAAKQQA